The Candidatus Nitrosopumilus sp. SW genomic sequence TCTTGGTGGATTTGGTCAAGTTGGACGTTCCTCATTATTGCTCTCTACACCTGAAAGTAAGATACTCATTGATTGTGGAATAAATCCTGGTGCACGTTCTCCAATGGATGCATTTCCTAGATTGGACTCTTTGAATATCACACTAGATGATCTTGATGCTATAGTTATTGGCCATGCACACTTGGATCATACTGGATTCTTACCTACATTGTGTAAATATGGATACAAAGGACCAATCTATTGTACTGAGCCGACATTACCAATGATGAATCTAATCCAATTAGATGCAATCAAAGTTGCAGCAGCTCAAGGAAGAACTCCAATCTATTCTGAACGTGATGTAAAACAAATCATGCGACAAACAATTACTTTACCATATGGAACCGTAACTGATATCTCTCCTGACATTAAACTAGTCCTTGCAAATGCAGGTCATATTCTAGGTTCTGCATTATGTCACTTTCATATTGGAAATGGCGATCACAACTTTGTTTATTCTGGTGATATTAAATTTGGAAAAAGTATTTTGTTTGAAGCTGCCAGTTGGAATTTCCCAAGAGTAGAAACATTACTAATAGAAAGTACGTATGGCCTTAAAGAAGACATTCAACCCAGTAGACAAGAAGTTGAGTCTGCTTTCATTAATGCTGTAAACAATACCCTTGCAGATGGTGGTAAAGTTCTAATTCCTATTCCTGCAGTTGGCCGTGCACAAGAAATTATGATGGTAATTGATCATTATATGAAATCTGGTGAAATGATTGAGGCTCCAGTATTTACTGAGGGAATGATTTCAGAAGCATCAGCAATCCATGAATCATACCCTGAATATCTTGCACGTGAACTAAAACAAAAAATTCTGGAAACAGATGATAATCCATTTGATTCTGAATATTTCACAAACATTGAGCATGCAGATGCTAGAGAAGAACCTATGAGAGAAGATTCTCCTTGTATAATTTTAGCAACATCTGGAATGTTGGAAGGTGGACCTGTTTTAGAATATTTCAAAAATATTGCTCCTGACAAAAAGAGCAAAGTTCTCTTTGTATCCTATCAGGTAAACGGAACTCTGGGAAGAAGAGTTCTTGATGGATCAAAACAGGCAACCATGTTGGGAAAGGAAGGTAAAGTTGAAGTTGTCACAATTAACTGTGGTGTAGAAAAACTAGATGGATTTAGTGGACATAGTGATTATAATCAACTAATGTCCTTTGTACAAAGACTAAGACCAAAACTGCGAAGAGTACTAGTTAATCACGGTGAAAGAAAGAAATCCGAAAATCTTGCCATGAATATTAGAAGAATGCACAGAGTCCCTGCTCATTATCCTCAAATTCAAGAAGCAATAAAATTATTTTAGATCATATTCTGGTTTCCAGATCTTTATGTTTGATGGAGCAACAATAATTCTTTCCTCACCCAATCTTGCAATATCTGCACCAGCACTTTTTGCAATAGAATACAATTCTTCAACAACTTTTCGAAGCTGTTCCACATCTTTTTGAGCTAGCGGTGTCACTCTAAGAATCAAAATCATATCTTTTTTGATATCCTCTTGAATCGAGTGTACATCACTGATATCTCTAATGGTTATGGCCTTTAGAAATGTCGTATTTTCTTGCTTTTGCATTCTAATTGAAAATGCGATCTACTCCCTCAAAAACTCTTCCTTAGTTTTAACTAATTTTTTTAAAAATTCACGCCTAAATTCTAAATTTAATGTAATCTTCTTCTTCTATGCTTTTAGCACTAATTTCTTCACTAACGTCTCCCATTTTTACTAAAACAATTTCTTGTTGATTTTTTGGCGCATCTGAATATCTTAGAGTTACAGATGCTGCAAATTTTGTATGATCTTTTGCATTCTTGCCTCTTAGAATTGATGTTGGTCCAACATGATCTTTTGATTCAAGTAAAATATCATTTGGTAATGCAATTGCTTTAATCATTTCATTTTCGTCTTTGTTTCTACCAACAACAAATTTTGTTTCTTCATCTAATCTGAAATGTCTCCCAATTTTTAACAAATCAATATCATTAATTGTTGGATTTTCAACGTGTTTAAAAAGATCTTTAGCTTTAATTCCGAACTGTGGTTCTGTTAATAGACATCCACCACCAGCATTAGGAGGATTTTCAATTCCATATTTTTCTGCCATGTCTAATTGATTTCTTCTTGTTCTACCTCTTATCATTCCAAGATTTTCTCTTTTGATCAATCCTTCTTTTTCTGGAATTGTTTCTGGAAGTAATCTAGCAGATAAGGGTCTTACAATTTTTCCTTCAAGCCCAGATTCTTTTTCAATTAGTTTTAACGATGGTGCATGTTGACTCATTGGACGTTGACCTAAAACTTCTCCTGATACAATAAACTCAGCACCAATCTCTTCCATGTGTTTTTTTGCAGCATCAAACATCATAGTTCTACAATCAACACATGGATTAAATCCCGCACCAATACCATGTTTTGGATGTTTTAACATCTCGATATATTCATCACCAAGATACACCGTCTTCAAATTTACATTAAGATCGTCTGCTCTTTCTCTAATTTCAAATCCACAACCTCTTCCACAATCAAAATCACAAAATGGAGTCTTTATTGCAACTGCAGATACATCAAATCCTTGCTCTTGCATCATTCTGACAGCAAGCTGACTGTCTAGACCTCCAGACAATAATGCAACAACTTTCTTCTTCTCTTTTTCTTCAGTCACAGCGATCTAAACTGAATTTCCATATACAAACTTTGCATCATACATAAATTGAGAAACAGGTGTTTTTGTGTGTGAAACAACGTAGGAAAAATCTACTAAAAAACGCCCAAAAGATCGGGTGTGACACCTTGGTTACTTTTGAGCCTGAAAATCTCTTTTACATGACTGGATTTTGGGGTGAGGCTATTGGTCTATTAGAAAAGAATGGAAAAACTACCATTATTGCTCCAGAACTTGAGATTGGAAGGGCCAAAGATGAATCTAAAGATTGTGATGTGATTACAGCAGAACGTGGAACTGGTCTTGTTTCTTCACTTGTAAAAAAAATAAAGAAAAATCGTGTTTGTACTGATTGCCAAAACTATTCTATTATGACATCTTTAAAAAAATCTGTTCCAAAAATAAAATCCTCTACAGAACCATTTTACAATTCTCGTATAATTAAAGATGAAAATGAGATCAAAACCCTCAAAAAAGCATCTAAAATCATTGATGAAATGTTTGAAATCTGTACAAAAAAGATCAAAGAAGGACAAAAAGAGTCAGAATTACAAACAATTTTGATGACATATGCAATGGAACAACAAATGTTTGATACTGGATACAAATCTACTCTTAATCCATTGATTATTGCTAGTGGTCCAAATGGTGCATTACCACATGCTCAAGTAACAAATAGAAAATTCAAAAAAGGTGATCTAATTGTAACTGATCTTACATTAAGATACAAAGGATATGTTTCTGATGCAACAAGAACATTTGCAATTGGAAATATTTCGTCACAAGCAAAAGAAGCATATGAAATTGTTAAGGAATCTCAAAAACTTGGATTAAAAGCTGTAAAACCAAATGTAAATTGTAAAGATGTGGATTCTGCATGTAGAAAATACATTGACGAAAAAAATTATGGTCGATATTTTATTCATTCCACGGGACATGGAATTGGATTAGAAGTACACGAACTTCCAACTGTTTCGTACCGAAGTGATACAAAACTTGAAGAAAATATGGCAATTACAGTAGAACCTGGGATCTATATTGAAAATAAATTTGGAATTAGAATTGAAGATTCACTAATTGTTAAGAAAAAACCTGTTGTAATGCACAAATTTACTAAAGATCTAATTACAATTTGAGCCTAGGAAAAGGTTACAACATCAATAATGTGTTTTGATTCAGGATTGTTTGATGTAATTTCCTGAGACTCTACATTAACATTCCAATCAAAATTCATTTCTCCCTTGTATGATTTGAAATTCAAAATTACATTGTATTCATCTGAATTTACATTTGTAACTGACAAATCTAGAACAGTTTTTTTATGTTCATAGATTTTCTCATCTGGATATTCTTCATCTATTTGATTTTTTATCACTTCTTTTATCGTCAGTTTTGATTCTACACCTGCATTATAGTTCAACAAAATATCTGCTACTCTTTGCTCCTCTTTTGATAATTCTGGTAGACTGTTATCAAAATTCTTCTCTGATAATACCGTTTGAGCTGAAATTGCTATTAGTGCAATGGCTGCAAGATAAAATGGTGCTCTTTTTTTAAGAAACGCCTTTAAACCTGTTTTTTTTGGTTTATCTTCTTCCTTCTTTTTCTTGTCTTTAGCCATTTTCTTCTTAATTTTCTAGTGTTTTGCTGTTAAAATTAAAACTTCCCAAGGAAATTGAATTATTCCATTCCTTTTTGTGTATGGTTTTGTGTTTTCTTTTACCATCTCTTTGAGCTCTTTTCTTTGGGATCTTTCAAGCGCATCTAATTTTTCTTTGATTGGTTTTGCTACATATCTGAGATAATTATTCCAGTATTGCTCAAATGTACCTGGACTATATGGGAAATTGTAATCTTTTACTGTAATTTTTCTAAAACCTGCTTTTTTTATTTCATCTTTGAGTGATTTTTTTGTCCCAAATCTATCAAAATCAGGAGTTCCAGGTGGAACATAATTTGGGATAAATTGAGTTACAGCCTCAAAAATACTATCAAAATATGGGACTCTATCAGGGTGCCCATGAACGGATATTCCTAATTTGCCTGATTCTTTGAGGCTATTTTTCATATTTTTTAGAGCTTTTTGGGCATTTGGGAAAAAAAATAATGCATACTGGCATGTTATGATATCAAATTTTTCTTTGAATGAAAAATTTTCAGCATCAGCATTTACAAATAATAAATTTGAAGATTTTTTGTTCCAATTTTTTGCAACTTTAATTGCAGTAGTTGATGTATCTGCACCAACTACAAATCCTGATTTTCCTACCTTTTGATTTAATAATTTTGTAACAACACCTGTTCCGCTTGCAACATCAAGAATACGATCTCCTTTTTTAACATCAATTAATTCAACTAATTTTTTTGTACTTTGGAATGGACCTCTTTTAGCTGTTGCCCATCTTTTGTGATATCTTGGTGCAACTTCATTCCAAACTGACATGTTTCGTTTTTTATAATCAAATGGTTTTACTTTCAATTTTCTTTAAACTCTTTTAGATCTGATTTTAATGTTCTTCCTGTTTCATGAAAGTATCTATGTTCTATTTCCTTTTGTTTTTCAGCTAGTTTGGAGCTATCAGTATGTTTCTTTTTTTGTTTATTTGTAATTTCTTTGTATTGTGATACTAGTTTTCTTAGTTCAGAATTTTTCATTTTATTTTCTTTTCAATCTCTTTTCTAATCATTT encodes the following:
- a CDS encoding methyltransferase domain-containing protein, yielding MKVKPFDYKKRNMSVWNEVAPRYHKRWATAKRGPFQSTKKLVELIDVKKGDRILDVASGTGVVTKLLNQKVGKSGFVVGADTSTTAIKVAKNWNKKSSNLLFVNADAENFSFKEKFDIITCQYALFFFPNAQKALKNMKNSLKESGKLGISVHGHPDRVPYFDSIFEAVTQFIPNYVPPGTPDFDRFGTKKSLKDEIKKAGFRKITVKDYNFPYSPGTFEQYWNNYLRYVAKPIKEKLDALERSQRKELKEMVKENTKPYTKRNGIIQFPWEVLILTAKH
- a CDS encoding Xaa-Pro peptidase family protein, with translation MKQRRKNLLKNAQKIGCDTLVTFEPENLFYMTGFWGEAIGLLEKNGKTTIIAPELEIGRAKDESKDCDVITAERGTGLVSSLVKKIKKNRVCTDCQNYSIMTSLKKSVPKIKSSTEPFYNSRIIKDENEIKTLKKASKIIDEMFEICTKKIKEGQKESELQTILMTYAMEQQMFDTGYKSTLNPLIIASGPNGALPHAQVTNRKFKKGDLIVTDLTLRYKGYVSDATRTFAIGNISSQAKEAYEIVKESQKLGLKAVKPNVNCKDVDSACRKYIDEKNYGRYFIHSTGHGIGLEVHELPTVSYRSDTKLEENMAITVEPGIYIENKFGIRIEDSLIVKKKPVVMHKFTKDLITI
- a CDS encoding beta-CASP ribonuclease aCPSF1, translating into MQRKQQQKELPPSSQNIMATILQSIPKEANVTKIEYEGPRIALYTNSPRYLMENNETISNLVSVIKKRIVVRTDESIRKPEDDARKIIASLVPDDAKLQNTLFDTATGEVSIEAKRPWLLQRNAKEFNHAEVTEKTGWKIRVRKATTVPSRTIQTINATLKQASAERSKQLKQVGDEIFRPRLTQRTEVSLYTLGGFGQVGRSSLLLSTPESKILIDCGINPGARSPMDAFPRLDSLNITLDDLDAIVIGHAHLDHTGFLPTLCKYGYKGPIYCTEPTLPMMNLIQLDAIKVAAAQGRTPIYSERDVKQIMRQTITLPYGTVTDISPDIKLVLANAGHILGSALCHFHIGNGDHNFVYSGDIKFGKSILFEAASWNFPRVETLLIESTYGLKEDIQPSRQEVESAFINAVNNTLADGGKVLIPIPAVGRAQEIMMVIDHYMKSGEMIEAPVFTEGMISEASAIHESYPEYLARELKQKILETDDNPFDSEYFTNIEHADAREEPMREDSPCIILATSGMLEGGPVLEYFKNIAPDKKSKVLFVSYQVNGTLGRRVLDGSKQATMLGKEGKVEVVTINCGVEKLDGFSGHSDYNQLMSFVQRLRPKLRRVLVNHGERKKSENLAMNIRRMHRVPAHYPQIQEAIKLF
- a CDS encoding DUF814 domain-containing protein gives rise to the protein MTEEKEKKKVVALLSGGLDSQLAVRMMQEQGFDVSAVAIKTPFCDFDCGRGCGFEIRERADDLNVNLKTVYLGDEYIEMLKHPKHGIGAGFNPCVDCRTMMFDAAKKHMEEIGAEFIVSGEVLGQRPMSQHAPSLKLIEKESGLEGKIVRPLSARLLPETIPEKEGLIKRENLGMIRGRTRRNQLDMAEKYGIENPPNAGGGCLLTEPQFGIKAKDLFKHVENPTINDIDLLKIGRHFRLDEETKFVVGRNKDENEMIKAIALPNDILLESKDHVGPTSILRGKNAKDHTKFAASVTLRYSDAPKNQQEIVLVKMGDVSEEISAKSIEEEDYIKFRI
- the sepF gene encoding cell division protein SepF, which produces MQKQENTTFLKAITIRDISDVHSIQEDIKKDMILILRVTPLAQKDVEQLRKVVEELYSIAKSAGADIARLGEERIIVAPSNIKIWKPEYDLK